The Pleuronectes platessa chromosome 23, fPlePla1.1, whole genome shotgun sequence genome contains a region encoding:
- the sf3b2 gene encoding splicing factor 3B subunit 2 — MASDGPPGTESLQSDLGSAIAALNTWSHPELQAKLAELGAPVMGPREELMDRLKGYMLQTRILLSKHGDDKPMGPQMQGIPPMPPMPMPPMPPGMGMLQAMSMMPGPPPSGMHMGMEPPGLPPPGMSHEDQLKMVQQRAAMVLQQEERAKQQGDSRVMDEHDLLEQQKRAAVLLEQERQQEMSKMGPRAMPLISAMRGMDPRGPLPPGVSMMPTQKQRVPPPPGEDNRELWQNEEISISGPKIPQALEKILQLKEIRQEQLTDPTGEEFDEGAEMDMNSSAPVLSETEDDDQMSKKDKNRRRRNRKKKSKKKRALEKKELVEQEHQKEGDDKEKDKEKEKEKEKEPEVEIEYITEEPEIYDPNYIFFKRIFEAFKLTDDVKKEKEKEPEKTDKPETAVLRKKGFEEERRDSDDSDEELRPDVSKLSKKKLRRMNRLTVAELKQLVARPDVVEMHDVTAQEPKLLVHLKATRNTVPVPRHWCFKRKYLQGKRGIEKPPFELPEFIKRTGIQEMREALQEKEDAKTMKTKMREKVRPKMGKIDIDYQKLHDAFFKWQIKPKLTIHGDLYYEGKEFETRLKEKKPGDLSDELRIALGMPVGPNAHKVPPPWLIAMQRYGPPPSYPNLKIPGLNSPIPENCTFGYHAGGWGKPPVDEMGKPLYGDVFGTNAADFQAKADEEELDHTPWGELEPSDEESSEEEEEEESDEEKPDETGFFTPADSGLITPGGFSSVPAGMETPELIELRKKKIEEAMDGNETPQLFTVLPERRTGPVGAAMMASTHIYDVSGAMAARKAGGGQESQGVEVALAPEELELDPMAMTQKYEEHVREQQAQVEKEDFSDMVAEHAAKQKQKKRKAQPQDTRGGAKKYKEFKF; from the exons ATGGCGTCCGACGGTCCACCGGGCACCGAGTCCCTCCAGTCCGACTTAGGCAGTGCTATCGCGGCTTTGAACACATGGAGCCACCCGGAGCTCCAGGCCAAGCTGGCGGAGCTGGGAGCGCCGGTGATGG GTCCCAGAGAGGAGCTGATGGACCGACTGAAGGGCTACATGCTGCAG accAGGATTCTCCTCAGCAAACACGGGGACGACAAACCAATGGGCCCCCAG ATGCAAGGTATCCCCCCCATGCCCCCGATGCCCATGCCACCCATGCCTCCGGGTATGGGCATGCTCCAGGCCATGAGCATGATGCCCGGGCCCCCTCCGTCCGGCATGCACATGGGCATGGAGCCCCCCGGGCTGCCCCCTCCCGGGATGTCCCATGAAGATCAGCTGAAGATGGTCCAGCAGAGAGCAGCCATGGTGctacagcaggaggagagggccAAGCAGCAG GGTGATTCCAGAGTCATGGATGAACACGATCTTCTGGAGCAGCAGAAAAGG gctgcagtgctgctggaaCAGGAGcgtcagcaggagatgtccaagATGGGCCCCAGGGCCATGCCCCTCATCAGTGCAATGAGAG GTATGGATCCTCGTGGGCCGCTGCCTCCTGGTGTGAGCATGATGCCCACCCAGAAGCAGAGagtgcctcctcctccaggagaaGACAACCGAGAG CTCTGGCAGAATGAGGAGATAAGCATCAGTGGTCCCAAGATCCCTCAGGCTCTGGAGAAGATCCTCCAGCTGAAGGAGATCAGGCAGGAGCAGCTCACCGACCCCACAG GGGAGGAGTTTGATGAGGGAGCAGAGATGGACATGAACTCCTCGGCTCCAGTCTTGTCTGAGACAGAAGACGACGACCAAATGTCTAAGAAAGAT AAAAACCGCAGGCGCAGGAACCGCAAGAAGAAGAGCAAGAAGAAGCGAGCTCTGGAGaagaaggagctggtggagcaggAGCATCAGAAGGAGGGGGAcgacaaagaaaaagacaaggagaaggagaaggagaaagagaaggagccaGAGGTGGAGATCGAGTACATCACAGAGGAGCCAGAGATTTACGACCCAAACTACATCTTCTTCAAGAGGATCTTTGAGGCGTTCAAG CTGACAGATGAtgtgaagaaagagaaggagaaggagccgGAGAAGACAGACAAGCCGGAGACAGCCGTGCTGAGGAAGAAGGGatttgaggaggagaggagagacagtgACGACAGCGATGAG gaaTTAAGACCAGATGTATCTAAACTGTCCAAGAAGAAGCTGAGGAGGATGAACAGACTGACGGTGGCTGAGCTCAAGCAG CTGGTGGCTCGTCCAGATGTGGTGGAGATGCATGATGTGACCGCCCAGGAGCCCAAGCTGCTCGTCCACCTGAAGGCCACCAGGAACACCGTGCCGGTGCCCCGCCACTGGTGCTTCAAAAGGAAGTACCTGCAGGGCAAGAGAGGAATCGAGAAGCCTCCGTTCGAGCTGCCGGAGTTCATCAAGAGGACGGGGATCCAGGAGATGAGGGAGGCCCTGCAGGAGAAG GAGGACGCCAAAACAATGAAGACCAAAATGAGAGAGAAGGTCCGTCCCAAGATGGGAAAGATCGACATCGACTACCAGAAGCTGCACGATGCCTTCTTCAAGTGGCAGATCAAACCCAAGCTCACTATCCACGGAGATCTTTACTATGAG ggtaAAGAGTTTGAGACTCGTCTGAAGGAGAAGAAGCCGGGCGATCTGTCCGACGAGCTGCGTATCGCCCTGGGGATGCCAGTGGGACCA AATGCCCACAAGGTGCCCCCCCCCTGGCTGATCGCCATGCAGAGGTacggcccccctccctcctacCCCAACCTCAAAATACCAGGACTGAACTCCCCCATCCCAGAG aacTGCACGTTTGGTTACCACGCTGGAGGCTGGGGCAAGCCGCCGGTGGACGAGATGGGGAAACCTCTCTACGGTGACGTGTTCGGCACCAACGCTGCAGACTTCCAG gccAAAGCGGACGAGGAGGAGTTGGACCACACCCCCTGGGGAGAGCTGGAGCCTTCGGACGAGGAGTCgtcggaggaagaggaggaggaggagagcgatgaGGAGAAACCGGATGAGACCGGGTTCTTCACACCAGCTGACAG TGGACTGATCACGCCCGGAGGCTTCTCCTCGGTCCCGGCCGGGATGGAGACCCCCGAGCTGATTGagctgaggaagaagaagatcgAGGAGGCCATGGACGG GAACGAGACGCCACAGCTCTTCACTGTGCTTCCTGAGAGAAGAACTGGACCAGTGGGAGCTGCCATGATGGCCTCCACGCACATCTACGACGTGTCAGGG gcCATGGCAGCTCGTAAGGCGGGGGGAGGGCAGGAGTCACAGGGCGTGGAGGTGGCCCTGGCcccggaggagctggagctggacccGATGGCCATGACCCAGAAGTACGAGGAGCACGTCCGGGAGCAGCAGGCccaggtggagaaggaggactTCAGCGACATGGTGGCCGAGCACGCAGCCAAACAGAAG CAAAAGAAGCGGAAGGCCCAGCCGCAGGACACGCGAGGCGGCGCCAAGAAATACAAAGAGTTCAAGTTCTAG